The Epinephelus lanceolatus isolate andai-2023 chromosome 11, ASM4190304v1, whole genome shotgun sequence genome window below encodes:
- the kcnk12l gene encoding potassium channel, subfamily K, member 13 produces MAQRRTAGGCCCPRAPMNEDNARFCLLAGLILLYLLCGAAIFSALEYPFEVRARRLWKQQLDNFTQRYRVNLGALHTLLRQYEEANGAGIRVDALRPRWDFSGAFYFVGTVVSTIGFGMTTPATIAGKIFLIFYGLIGCAATILFFNLFLERIITMLAYIMRWCHERRLRCVGVGVVSSREESSGEEDSLEGWKPSVYYVMLILGVASVVIACSASTLYSSMENWSYVDSLYFCFVAFSTIGFGDLVSSQRQQYESQEAYRLGNCLFILMGVCCIYSLFNVISIIIKQTLTWIVGKLVCSGRHQPCSCCRPGCQWLCCPCLKKKNLNRLRPPAHLRQKRSKRNTVQPISSHCPAAKHRYRDGSVETVCDSETDAGAVADGVYVGRRLSGEMISVNEFMVSNKVSLALLQKQLSETAHQGPRQSYSHQNGFSGGVGALAIMNNRLQETSVDR; encoded by the exons atGGCTCAGAGGAGGACTGCCGGTGGCTGTTGCTGCCCCAGGGCGCCCATGAATGAAGACAATGCCCGTTTCTGCCTGCTGGCTGGGCTCATCCTGCTCTACTTGTTGTGCGGGGCAGCCATCTTCTCAGCCCTGGAATACCCCTTTGAGGTGCGTGCCCGTCGCCTCTGGAAACAACAGCTGGACAACTTCACCCAGAGATACAGGGTCAACTTGGGTGCCCTGCACACTCTGCTGCGGCAGTACGAGGAGGCAAACGGAGCCGGGATCAGAGTGGATGCGCTGAGGCCCCGCTGGGACTTTTCTGGAGCTTTCTACTTTGTGGGCACGGTGGTCTCCACTATTG GCTTTGGCATGACCACACCAGCAACCATAGCTGGAAAAATATTCTTAATCTTTTATGGTCTCATTGGTTGCGCTGCCACTATCCTCTTCTTTAACCTCTTCCTTGAGAGGATCATCACAATGTTGGCTTACATCATGCGCTGGTGTCATGAGCGTCGGCTAAGGTGTGTTGGAGTCGGGGTGGTGTCGAGCAGGGAGGAGTCGTCTGGTGAGGAGGACAGCTTGGAAGGCTGGAAACCATCAGTCTATTATGTGATGCTGATCTTGGGAGTGGCATCGGTTGTGATTGCATGCAGTGCATCCACTCTGTACAGCTCCATGGAGAACTGGAGCTACGTGGATTCCCTCTACTTCTGTTTTGTGGCCTTCAGCACCATCGGCTTCGGGGACCTGGTGAGCAGTCAGAGACAGCAGTATGAATCTCAGGAGGCCTACCGGCTTGGGAACTGCCTTTTCATCTTAATGGGAGTGTGCTGTATCTACTCTCTCTTCAATGTCATTTCTATTATCATCAAGCAAACTCTCACTTGGATTGTGGGTAAGCTGGTCTGTTCGGGGCGCCATCAGCCCTGCTCCTGCTGTAGACCTGGCTGTCAGTGGCTCTGCTGCCCCTgcctcaagaaaaaaaatctcaaccGCCTGCGTCCGCCTGCACACCTCAGACAAAAACGCTCAAAACGCAACACCGTGCAGCCCATCTCATCCCACTGCCCTGCGGCAAAACACCGCTACAGGGATGGCTCGGTGGAGACAGTTTGTGACAGTGAGACGGATGCAGGTGCAGTGGCTGATGGAGTTTATGTGGGCCGTCGTCTGTCAGGAGAGATGATCTCTGTCAATGAGTTCATGGTGTCCAATAAGGTGTCTCTGGCACTGCTGCAGAAGCAACTGAGTGAAACAGCTCATCAGGGCCCACGGCAGAGCTACAGCCATCAGAATGGATTCTCTGGTGGTGTTGGGGCCTTGGCCATTATGAATAATCGCCTACAGGAAACCAGTGTTGATAGGTAG
- the itpkca gene encoding inositol-trisphosphate 3-kinase C, whose protein sequence is MSYVEESANVLCHVYENSAWKTHKNCGTSPVLPMTPKKPHQWLQVVGHAGSFHVGDYGTLLKRFCEREQQCYLRLMEDTLKPFVPAYHGVVQRDEQDYNMMDNLLTYFNSPAIMDCKMGSRTYLEGELQLARERPQPRNDMYKKMVAVDPEAPTVQERAQQAVLKTRYMQWRETLSSTTTLGFRIEGFRKSNGECHTNFKRTKSREQVMEALDNFVESNTHIMWGYLRRLKQLRQVLEASDFFRSHEVVGSSLLFVHDWTGRTGVWMIDFGKTAALPTHLTLDHRTPWVEGNREDGYLWGLDNLIEILANMLPLT, encoded by the exons ATGTCATATGTCGAGGAGTCTGCAAATGTCTTATGTCATGTTTACGAG AACTCTGCATGGAAGACACACAAAAATTGTGGGACTTCACCTGTCCTCCCTATGACTCCAAAGAAACCTCACCAGTGGCTGCAAGTGGTCGGTCATGCAG GGAGCTTTCATGTTGGGGATTATGGCACACTGCTAAAGAGGTTTTGTGAGAGGGAGCAACAATGCTACCTCAGGCTGATGGAAGACACTTTGAAGCCCTTTGTTCCAGCCTACCACGGTGTGGTACAGCGGGACGAGCAGGATTACAACATGATGGATAACTTGCTGACCTATTTCAACTCCCCTGCCATCATGGACTGCAAGATGGGGAGCCG CACATACCTCGAGGGAGAGCTGCAGCTGGCTAGAGAGCGGCCCCAGCCTCGTAACGACATGTACAAGAAGATGGTGGCTGTGGACCCAGAGGCCCCAACGGTACAGGAACGAGCCCAGCAGGCGGTGCTGAAAACAAGGTACATGCAGTGGAGGGAGACACTGAGCTCCACAACAACTCTTGGATTCCGTATCGAAGGATTCAGG AAGTCAAATGGAGAGTGTCACACAAACTTCAAAAGGACCAAAAGCAGAGAGCAGGTGATGGAAGCACTGGACAACTTTGTCGAATCCAATACACACATCATG TGGGGCTATCTGAGACGATTGAAACAACTACGGCAGGTCTTGGAGGCGTCAGACTTCTTCAGATCACATGAG GTTGTGGGCAGTTCCTTACTGTTTGTACATGACTGGACAGGCAGAACAGGAGTCTGGATGATTGACTTTGGGAAGACAGCTGCATTGCCGACACACCTCACCTTGGACCACCGCACTCCCTGGGTAGAAGGTAATCGAGAAGATGGCTACCTGTGGGGTCTGGACAACCTCATTGAGATACTCGCCAACATGCTGCCACTGACCTGA